GAGTACAAGTCCGTCATCTACTACCAGGTGAAGCAGCCTTGCTGGAATGAAACAGTGAAGGTAAGCTCATGTCAAGGACCCACATTTGCAGCTCTGCACTTTGAACATGATATCTTATGTTCTCGAATTAGTTCTTCAAATGGATTTACTGTGGCttaatataatgaaataatattcTGGGGAAGATATCAGCTCAGAATGTGCAACTCTCCCACTAGATAACATTTCTTCCATGTATAATCCTGTATTCACACTCTCCTTAATTCCCctgacttttttcccccaccctGCAAGGTGACAATTCCCATTGAAGACGTGTGTCGCTGTCACCTCAGGGTTATGTTTCGACACAGATCCTCCCAGGACTGTGAGTGACTGTGCTTTATTTGCATGACACCCACGTATAATCCTGCCACAATGTTAAATAATGCCAGGGTGACTGTTGGTGGATCTGTTCCCATCTTATGGTCCTGTACATCTTTCAGCTAGGGACAAATCGGAGAAGCCCTTCGGTATGGCCTTTGTCCGGCTCATGAGAGGAGATGGGACCACACTGAAAGATGGCAGGCATGAACTTATCGTCTATAAGGTGCTGTTGCAGGataatgtttatgtatttttattttgtatgaaatttaattaattgCACTTATCCTTAAAACAAGCAGGAGattatttattgctttaatCTAATTACACATAAATCTGTGTCTTGAATATCTGAAAGTCAGTGGATGGATTATGCATGAATCCCTCCTCAGTCAATGAATATAAGATTAGATCTCCATCGATCAGTATGCTTCATGATTCATTCCCTGTTTTATGAATTTCTTAGGTTGACGTGAAAAAAGCTGAGGATGCAAAGGTTTATCTCACCCTGCCAGCGACCTGGGATGAAgtggaagaaaaggagaagcaAACGGGGAAGCAGTTCCACCATTCAGGAGTCATTCCTGTGACTAAAGACAGCTTCCAGATTGCAACGCTCACCTGCTCCACTAAACTGACTCAGAACGGTACTGCTGGGcacatttctatttttccaGTCTCTCAGTCTTCAAACTCTGTGATAATTAAAAGATGTCCCGTCACAAGTCATCTTTAAGAAATGACACTGATTCTACAGCAGATAGAGGTGCAGTGTCACCATTATTTCCTCCACTCAGATTACCTTGAAATTAATTAAGGTTATCTGTGTTGATGTTGATTGATGCAGATCTAATTAAGTTTATGTTGAAATTTCTGGCTGTTAACACAATTATCCTAACTAATGTTGTAACAGATGAGGTGTTGCtatgtctgtatttattctGATGTGTCAATGTTTTTCCAGTGGATCTACTTGGCCTGTTAAACTGGAGGTCCAACCCTGAAGATCTGGACCAGATTCTGCAGAGTATGATGGAGGTCGAGGGAGGGGAGATTGTGAAAGTGAGTTCACATTGTGACACTATTCTTCACTAAATATGCAATATTCTGCTAGATTTGATGGATATTGTATAATGTCCTTTTTAAGGGCACTTTTGTAATAGGTTTCTGTTTTATGCACAGTTTCTCCAGGACACTCTTGATGCCCTGTTCAACATCATGATGGAGACCTCAGAAAAGGACACCTATGATACCCTGGTCTTCAATGCCTTGGTTAGTTTTTGGTGAAGCCATAATGTCAGTGGGTGGTAATTTTTATCTTGTAGTGCAGAAGTGTCCATGACAGGATGGCATTACGCTATACATAGCAGTGGTTTACAACCTGGGGGAACCCCACGGGGGTCACAAAATGAATCTAAGGGGTCACAGGGGTAGGAAACTGAATTCTgctaaacaaaaatgtgtttattttttagacCTTTCTCTGAATTTTGCTCCATTCttttgaaatgctgaaaatgatcAATACTTGGTCGTGACACATTATTGATGAACCATTGCAATCAGCACTAAGCTCAGGAACAAATGCACTGAATTTTACTGTGACTGCTTCGCAATAAATGTCACCCTGTATGTGAAGCACCGGCAGTAGGATGTTCTGTTTTGCATTAGTAGTAACTTAATAAAGTACAGCTCTGATAGTGTGTAAACAGAATGAGCAGTAAATAATTAGGCTATCATTTGGATAAAATTATAAACAGTAATGCTGGATTACATGCATGCATGGTTTCTTGTGAATCCCTTGTGCATGTGAAGGTAATTTGACCATGACCATGAATAGtatcaaaaatgcatttcatgaaAATGTTTAGGATTATAACTTAGTAAAAAATGTCTGGGACCactaatgtacagtactgtatatgtataatgtTTCAACTTAGACAAAGCTCTGattttgtttcctcctcttttttatAACCAGGTATTTATAATCACACTTATTGGCGACATAAAATTCCAGCACTTCAACCCAGTCCTGGAAACCTACATTAACAAGCACTTCAGTGCCACTTTGGCTTACATGTGAGTCTCCATTCTGTATTAGCCACCTTTGATGGCATTTTTTAGTGCTTCTTTTGCTATTCTTCTCCACCCACACCAAAATTACCAGCAGACATTGATGCCTGactcattcactttttttagGAAGCTAACTGGTGTGCTTAACTACTACGTGGGCCATGCCGAGGAGCCCATCCTGACTGAGAGGCTCTACGTAGCACTAAAAGCTCTAAAGTACCTGTTTAGGTTTATTGTGCAGTCCCGGGTCCTGTATCTCAGGTATCAGAGGCGCTGCCACACAAGAATCCACTTTGCACTCTGATATTTTAAGAATGACTTCTTGTGATTCAATTCCTGGCCTTGATTCTCAGATTCTATGGGAACAGTGAAGATGGGGACGCTTTCTTCAACTCCATTCGCAcccttttcttgtctttcaaCACACTCATGGACAGACCGCTTGACGAGGGAGTGAAGATAAAGGTAAACGGAAGAATTACTGCATAGTTGATGTTTCCAggggctgttttttgttttatttgtttgacttttgtATTATATGTTTTCACAATTTCGCCAACTTATCATTTTTATCCTTAGAATAAAACTAAATTGCAGCCAGTAAGActatgaaaatgttgttttaattttcagtctCAGCATTTTTCGGTGTTGCATGTAAATAACTGCAGGAGTCcagctgtgaaaatgtgttACACTGTTTTATGGACAAGTTATTGAGAAGTTTTGCAAATTAACTGCAAAGTAAGTGTGGGCTCCCTGTTGGCAGTCTCAGTAAggtgaggaaaatatctggtaaaaagcttgttttactaaagaataaaaaacatccCCGTGCCTCAGCCTGATGAGACCTGATTCTTTGCTTTTTCAGGGGGCAATATTGAAATACCTCCCCAGCATCATTAATGACATCCAGACTGTTTTTGATCCCGTGGAGCTCAGGTAACTCTCCAGAGGGTTTGCACAGCGGGAAATGATAATTGCCTGTCTCGGTGAAAATTATCATATTTACTTCAGAGTAAAGGAGGCGTTattctcatttctttctgctGTAAAATTAACCCGTCATGTGTTCAGTTCATTAGTCCTCCGTGACAATAATTACTCGATGTGAAATGTGAATAGCATTAAAATTGTCACAGCTGCTCTTTTGggtcttttctttcattctcttttcagTGTACTCCTAACAAAGTTCATTGAGAGCATTCCAGACTCTCAGCTTGTGCGTCAGAAGCTGGGCTGCATGTGTAAAATGGTGGAGAGTGACCTTTTCAGGCAGCCAGGTAGGAGTCCTTGAGGCTCAAAAACCACATAATGACATTTCACACAAGGTGGAGGCAAAAAACTCTGCTCTTCATTACACCTACATATAAGTTTGTCAGGTCAGCGCcattaacagaaaatgtgattttagatCCATCAATATGTTTTTTCACTGCTCTGTTGCCACAGATTGTCGAGATGTGCTTCTGCCACTTGTTACTGACCAGCTGAGTGGGCAGCTGGACGACCACTCTAGTAAACCTGACCATGAGGCCTGCGTCCAACTGCTCAGCACAGTGTTGGACAACCTGGACCGCAAGGATGTGGTGAGGAGTCCAAATTTATCTTCAGCAACACAGAGATTATGAGTTTAAAGGGTCATTACacccaaattacagaaaaaaacatcgAGTCAGAATGAGATTGTGGCTATAAGCAGCCAAAATGAGTTTTCTGTGCATGGTGGTAGGACACATCATTAAAGATACTGTAGGGTAGACCCGGAGCATCACATATCCCATCCAGCCTGGGAGCATCTTTGGGTCTCcgtggaggagctggaggatgcAGCTAAGGAAAGGAACATCTGAGCTATCCTGCTTAGCCTGTTGCTACCTTGACTTAGACCCAGCTAAGTGGTATAAAATGGATGGAATATCTGTTCATTCAgatagtttttctttaatttgcccagtttttgagatatctccctctgagatttctgccagCACCGCAATACAGGGTCAAGGAGGtcaatggaattttttttgtgatcttTGTAACATTGACCAATATCATTAACAAAAATTCGGCAGCAACGTAATTTTTTCTAGAGAGGATCTTaaagttgctttggataatccacagacctcactggAAACAGTGAGGTCTGGCTGCAATTATTGCTTCCGTCATCAGCTAACCTGCTGATTCATTTACTCCATTAACTGTTCTTTAAAACATCAGAATAATAGAGacaaatgtccatcacagtttcctataacccaagttgacatcttcaaattcaatttcagatttttctgatCAACAGTCCCAAACCCGACGATATTTAGTTAACTATAATTTATGACATGGAAAAGTATAAAATCCTCACAAAATAGAGGAGGGTAGCATGATATGGatgatatttttgcttgaaaactgactaaaacgattaatcagttatcaattaattttctgtcaattgactaattgtttcagctctagttatttttcttccttctacGAAAGAAACAGTTCCAAAGAAAACTTTTGACAGAGTGGATTATCCATAGTCACTGCAACAGTCTTTGTAGGaagacctgctgctgctgcttaattttttaaatatattttttcaatatgGTGAGCCCCACAAAAGAAATTCCATTCAGCTCCATAGTCTTGTAGTGGAAAGAGAAATCTAAATGTCAAGTATCTCAAAACCTTGACAAATGAAGCCAGCACTAAAATAAGTGATAAAAATAgggtttttgtaatttgggtgaatcAGCCCTTTAATACTGACGGCACTGTGTAGCATGTCTGTGTCACAGTGATTCAGCTGGCAATTGTACCTGAGGCTGTTCTGTCTTTGCAGGGTCCAACCAGAGGGCATGTTCAGCTGATAATGGAGCGGCTTCTTCGCAGGGTTAATCGCACTGTCATCAGCATGGACAGAGCTTCCCCTCTCATTGTAAGACACAGTGTGCTGTTACAGCTGAAATATGTCCTTGACGACTACATCGTCAGCATTCATTTTAAGATTAGTAATACTGACATCAACAACAGCTAAATATAGTGATATTCCTATATAACAATAACACAGATGCAACAAGGAACATGTGCTGGGAATGCAGGGTTTTTAGGgatattttactgtgaaatcaCATAATGGACTTCTCTGTGGCAGGGCCACTATCTTGCCTGCATGACAGCCATTCTGAAGCAAATGGATGACATGCATTACGCCCACTACATCAGCACCTTCAAGACAAGACAGGATATCATTGTAAGTGTCCCCGTTCCTCCCCTGTTGGCTACATCTTGTCCTGAAACATCTCATCAATAACAGGCATTAAACCACCCAGGCCACTTACTGATCCTTAAGAGAATATTGATTATAGACATTTCATGCAATGGATCAGAATGACATGATGAGGATGTCAGTGGACCTCCATTAAGCTGTGGGAGCATTATGTGTGCCTGACATGCAGTAGCACTGCTGTGCATATGCTTAGTTTGGTTTTAGCATGGGTCTTTCAGATATtacttaatttatttctttaaagcaACAGCGTGCAGTAAAGCTTCTGCCCTGCCCTTAGGACTTCCTCATGGAGACTTTCATCATGTTTAAAGACCTCATGGGAAACGTCTTCCCCGCTGACTGGATGATCATGAACCTGGTGCAGATGCAGGTCTTCCTGAGGGCCATCAACCAGTACTCAGATGTCCTCAACATGTACTTCCTGGACCAGGCACATTTCGAACTACAGGTGTGTGTCTTGCCCTTCCCCACCTCAGTAGaggttacattttttattaaacacaaaatcaaaagcTAGTGTTATGAGAAGGTAATTATGGCATTAATATTTGAAAACCCTGCTCCCCTCACAGCTGTGGAATAACTACTTTCATTTGACCGTGGCGTTCCTCACCCACAAGACATTGCAGCTGGAATCCTTCTCTCAAGAGAAACGAAATAAGATACTGAATAAGTAAGATCAttcaaaattaatcaaaaagatTATTTAAATAGAGAGAACTTAATTTGAGAGTTGATTTAAATTTGCCACAGATATGGAGATATGAGGAAGACTATTGGATTTAAGATCCGAGATATGTGGTACAATCTTGGTGAGTATTTGGCACCATCTGATAATTTTACTATTATCATAGAGTTTGTGGAATTGTTTAATTAATAGCTGCCAGTAATGCAAGGGGAATAacaagacaatatttttttattgtccagtgtcactgtgtgttgttgttttgtttactaCATTATTAGATTTGGCCTCTGTTTGTTGAAAGATGAAGATGCAGCTTATTGCCTTCTCAAATCATACCATGATATTTCTGTGTGATAATGTTTTGTTGTCCCTCAGGCCCTCACAAAATGAAGTTCATCCCTGCCATGGTCGGGCCCATTCTGGAGGCCACACTGGTGCCTCAGCCCAAACTGAGGAAAGCTACCATCCCCATTTTCTTTGATATGATGCAGTGTGAGCACAACTTCAGCCCTGGACGAACATTTGAAACGGTAAAAAGTTACCTCAGAATTTCAGCACtttggtgttttctgtttgaatttGACTGGAGCGGCTCCTGGCTAAATATGACATTTGTGATGTGTatgatgttatgttttttaattccCCTCTTATCTttgcagtttgaaaatgaactgataaCAAAATTGGATCAAGAGGTAGAAGGAGGCCGAGGGGATGAGCAGTACAAAGTCCTGCTTGAGAAAACGTAAGGCTGAGGAGcagatcaaagaaaaaatatttcttttattctaaGAGTTGTTAAAGTAGTACAACACACCGATCAAAAATCCTTCAATATGtaagatgagatgagatgagatgagataaaATAATCCTTTATTAATCCCACAGCAGGGAAATTTGCAGTGTTACGGCAGCAAAAGGGATAACGCAATAGCAAGAGCGTccgaaaattaaaaaaataagtgaacaaAAGTAATCAAGTTAGtaagtgaaataaatacaaaagtaaattaaacacaaaataagtaacataaaataataatcagagGTTAAAGTGGGGTTttggcacacagagagggccggtaaaGAGACAGATAGGGCTGGTAAAAACTTGATTGGATTTTTTGACGGTCCACTGGCCCACATTATTATGTAGGaaactgccaatcagatttatttacttgctAATCATAGTGCCGGATTGCCGTTCTGGATTGTTCtggcccactttaacccctgataataataaataggGAATTCACATAGGATTGCTTCTGAAATACAACAAAGACTTCCCCAAGGAGCCAGAAGGGCAAGGCGGTCTGTTAGAAATGTAAGCAACCTGTAATCAATCGAAAAGTCTTTAGGACAGAATAGGACTGAAAGCAGATTTAAATGTGCTTGTCAGGAGGAAAGGCAGGCTTTGGCTAACAGATAAACTAGAAATAGTCCTCTACAGCTAAAGAGTAGTCTGTGAGGAcatttgtttgtatgtgcagGTTACTGGAGCACTGCAGACGCCACAGATACCTTTCACAGTCAGGAGAGGAGCTGGCTCTGCTGCTGAGTAGCCTGTTGGAGAATCTCCTGGCATACCGCACCATCACGCATGATGAAAGTCCAGAGCACCGCATGAGCTGCACCGTCAATGTGCTGGTATGCTCTGTGCCCTGTTTACCAAAGGGTTAACACTAGTTGTACATAAAGCAATTAATTGTGCGAATTActtgagagaaaatgttttcatatatatgcaatttttgttttcccctgcAGAATTtctacaaagaaaagaagagggaggacaTTTACATCCGGTAAGTGAGCTAGAGACACAGGGTATGTGGTTTTTGGACCAAATTGCTAACTGTATCTAACTGATGTACTCTTGTAACCAGGTACTTGTACAAGCTGCGGGATCTGCACCTGGACTGTGAGAACTACACAGAGGCAGCATACACTCTGCTACTACATGCTGAACTACTGGAGGTCtcttacacatcaaagtcttttttttttttttttcatcttacagaagattagatttttttatatttgagcTGTTTGACCTTAGCTGATATCACCATGCTTCCAAATGTTCACCTGAGCGTTGATTTCTTAATGTATAAATTTGTTTCGTCAGTGGTCTGACAAACCCTGCGCACCTCATCTGATACCTCGAAATGGGGAGTATGTGTGGTCCCAACAGGAGCTGAAAGAGAGGCTCTTCCAGGAGATCATATGTTACTTGGACAAGGGCAAGGTGGGTATTCACCACTCTGCCGGTGAGCTGATGTCAAAGTTcagattataattttttatacaTAATGTGGAAATTACCTAAAAAATGTCCGAAACCTGCCCTCTGAGCTACCATTGTGACACTCTAGAGGAAGTTACAAAAGCTCACTCACTAACTACAGGTTTCTTtgttgtgtaagtgtgtatatatctTAACTGGCTTCTACAAACCAACGTGTTCCCTCAAAGCCGTGAGGTGTGGGTTTCAGACTAGACCACCATGGGAGCCAGATGGCAAAATCTAACTTGTGCAcctgtgttttttatgttcatgttttatgcccccccccctcttctcAGATGTGGGAGAAGGCCATTGAGCTGGGCAAGCAGCTGGCCAAGATGCATGAGAGCCACATGTTTGACTTCATGGAGCTCAGCCAGCTGCTGGTAAGAGGATGTCTGCTTTTTTATTCAGCCCTAATACAAAATACTGTCACCtctaaaacatgaaaatacccCTGAAATAAAGTGATATGAAAATGCATGCAGAGGATTTTTATTGTTAGTGCCTCATTGATACTGTTGAAATTAGTCGGATAAGTAATAGTGGACAAGCATTGTGTGCCAGCTTGTGGCTTCAGTTGGTTGAAAGAACAACTCAAGGAAGGAAGTGTTTGTTGGCCTGTTTACCCAACTCTTTTTCTACCCAGATAGTGTCTGGTGGTGCTGTGGAGTTTGAATGTATTATGAAGAATCTATTTATAAAGTCCCTCTGTGTTAGTCATTTGGTATGATTGTGCTCCAATAATCTTTTCtcaaaattacacaaaagaaaaagagaggaacaatgtttttctctttctttttgatgtTGTTGGAATTACTTTATAATGAAAATTTCTTTGTGTAACCATTAAAAAACTAATTCCAacaaactgtatatatactgcAGCCTTACCATCTTCTTCATCCTCTGTCACAGCAAAAACAAGCCCAGTTCTATGAAAATATAATGCATGCGATGCGGCCACAGCCAGAGTACTTTGCTGTAGGATATTATGGCCTTGGATTCCCTTCTTTCCTCAGGGTAAGAAAATTATTACCTATTTCAATAGAGACTAGTGCCCATGCTTATGAGCTGGCTTTTTGTAACATTTCTTGGGGCAAGAGAATGTCAGAACGAATACAGTCCTGTCAAGGCGTTGCACAAGTACATCTCTCATATATTACGGAAAATAAGCTTGATCATAATTCTAGCTTTTTACTGAGTTTCATTTATCATGTTACATACTTCTGCTGCAGAACAAGATGTTCATCTACCGAGGCAAAGAGTATGAGTGGCTTGAAGACTTCAGCTTAAAGCTTCTCTCTCAGTTCCCAAATGCAGTTCGGATGACCAGCACGGCCCCCCCTGGAGATGACATCAGCAACTCCCCTGGACAGTGTATCCTTAAATAATAGCTATTTACTTATCAAGattttagccatgttagcagcaGGATGGCCGTGAGGTTGACACAATGAAATTCGGTGCCCACATTCAAGATGAATTGTAAGAACTTTTATGATCCCTTAGCTTTTCATCTAGCAACCTCATCAGATCAGTTTTTCAGTGTGTCCAGCACTTGGGTTTATGACCACAACACCTGAAAAGCTAGTGTcactcccatcagcctcagctgtattttttgttcattGCTAAAtaggaaatgttagcatgctaatggtgaacatggtaaacagtaCACCTagttaacattagcatgttagcattgccacTGGGAGAATGccgacattagcatttagctcaaaatgACTGTGCCTTAGTACAGCCTCATGAAGCTGCCGCCTTGCCTGTAGACTGTTAGCCTCGTGTGAAAAcgaccaatttaaaaaaatcggATTCAGTACAACTTGTCTTACCTGCTCCTCCACACGATACCTGGTCTTATTCTTAGCTGAACTTCACAGACATCCAGTGCTTTACTGTCAAGCCTGTTCTCACTGTGCCGCACCAGTTTAAAGACAAAGGGGTTCCAGAGCAGATATTAAAGTGCGTAACAGAGCACTTAAAggcttatttattttcttgtgaatACCCTGGGATTTATATTTCTCTGGTCAAACGAAACACTGCTGTCCTTCCCTGTTCTCTTGCAGCTATTACAGAACCAATGAAGTGGACCAATTCCAGTATTCTAGGCCCTTCAGGAAAGGTGAAAAGGACCCAGAGAATGAATTTGCGGtgagacctttttaaatttacttttaagCGCTAAGCTTATATGTGTAAGCACACAcccattaattaaaaaaaaaaaaaaaattataaataaccCTGTGTTTGTATATACCTCACTCTGAAGattaataaagacattaaaatgtcagcCTATATTATTTTATGGATATTTACTCTGCCCTACAGACCATGTGGATTGAGAGAACAACTTATATTACCGCCTATCGCTTCCCAGGGATTCTGAAATGGTTTGAAGTCAAATCTGTCTCAGTGGTAAGAAGCAGCCTCGATGCTCAAACTGTGTTGATCTTGTTTCCGTTTTCATAGTTTCTTTCCTCTAATTCACATTATTCATCATGTAATTCTCCTGGTGGGCAGGAGGATATCAGTCCTTTGGAGAACGCCATAGAAACAATGGAGATGGCCAACGAAAAGCTGAGTAACCTCGTGCAGCAGCAAGCCTGTGATCGCTCTCTGTCCATCAACCCACTGTCCATGATGCTCAGCGGCATTGTTGACCCAGCTGTCATGGGTGGCTTCTCCAACTATGAGAAGGTTTGACTTATTTCTTTACTATGATAATTTCTCTGTCTATTTGTGCATTCTGCTGAAAAATGGTCAGCACTAATTACAAGCATCATAGCCATCAATTACAGTCATTGTCCCACTGCTTGCAgactgcactgtttttttttttttttttttttttttttttctgctgtttgcttAATCAGGTTCAGGTTGTGTGCCCAGTTGGTTTGAAAGTAATTGATTTGGAAACGAATGTACTGCTATCAAACATTGCCAAACTACACTAATAACAGATAAATCATACAGCTGCAAACATTAATATGAATTTGTAAATCcttttttcattaacatgacTTCTAGCTGGCCTCAGGCCTGTTGTGAGCTACAAAGTTTTATCCATTAGGGAACCACTGTGGCCTCTTCGTCATGCTGTGAAAACCTGTTCGTTGTTGCTTGCAGCCATATTTtaagtgagtgtgtttgaaaagCTGCCCAGTTTTCATCCTGTTTTTATCCTCTGTAGGCATTCTTTACAGACACCTACATCCAAGAGCACCCGGAGGACCACGAGCGCATCGAGGTCCTTAAACACCTGATCGCTCTGCAGGTATATCCTTCCATCATCATTGACATTGACACTGGCTTCAAAGCAGAAGACCTTTTGTAACACTTAAGTGCCCGTCTTCCCCTCCAGATCCCTCTCTTGGCAGATGGGATTCGTATCCATGGAGAGAAGACAACAGAGCAGCTGAAGCCCTTACACAACCGTCTGGTTACTTGCTTCCAAGACCTTCGGGAAAAAGTGGAGAAGCATTATGGCGTCATAACCTTGGTGCGTTGCCAACTGCAAACTCAATTTAATGCAAGAGGGTGCCAACTTAAACTATTGGCCCTCTTGCCTTCCTATCAAATGCTTCTGATTCAAAGCAGAGTGTACATTATATTAGTGCAGGACCATAAATCTTCCTTTAGCCAGCCTTGTGCGACCCGTGTTTTGCCTGTCACTGTGCTCCTCCCCTGCCAAGATTCCCCCGATGATGCTTAATCCCATTTGTGTGTCCCAGCCCTGCTCTCTcactgagaagaagaagagtcgCGTGGGCTCAGTGGTGATGCCCTACATCCTGTCCTCCACCCTGCGCCGTATGTCCACTGTCTCAACCCTCTCCAATGCCTCCTCAGGCCTCTCCAGCGGCTCCACATCCTCAGACGGACCCTCCTGCATTGCCTCCCAAGAGTCAGTCCATGCATCCTCTCCCTGCTTCCTTTGTCTACCTTTCCCCCTGTCTGGTTTCGAGTTTGTGTTCCTACTTGCTTCAAACACTGATTTTGTCTTAGCTCAAATCAAAAGCATGTTCGTCTTTCTGACTGTACATCTCTCTGCATCTCTATCCCCACCTCTGATTATTCACAAGCAGTTCCTTGTTGTCCCGTCCCAGCGATCGCAGGGCCTCTGTTCTGTCCCGTTCAGAGGAGGACAACAGGATCTCTAGAAAGAACAGGAAGGAGTGGAGTGTGAGCAAATCCCAGGTCTTACTGGAGAGGCAGTCAGACGCAGATGAGGTACAACCTTATGTTCAGGagctatttatatatatatgttcacCAATTTCCATTCCTATATAAAACATGATGTGCTTTCACTCAGGTGATTACATAAGCTGTTTGCAAGTCTTGGAGACCATTTCATCCTAATATTAAGTTTCTGTTATTCAGTTGTGAATTGGGAATAGCTCGATTATGCTGGACTGTTTTACATGGATGCCTATatctttgttttccacttttattCCAGACGCCTccagagaagcagcagaggcccAAGAGTTTACAATTAGGAGACCGACGCCTTACCCTCTCCCTGTTCCAGGGTGTTTCATCCCAGCTCAGCCTGTCTAACCCTCTCAGCCCGCTACCTGCCTctccacacacaccccacacaccACG
Above is a genomic segment from Xiphias gladius isolate SHS-SW01 ecotype Sanya breed wild chromosome 19, ASM1685928v1, whole genome shotgun sequence containing:
- the dock5 gene encoding dedicator of cytokinesis protein 5 isoform X2, which produces MTRWIPTKKEKYGVAIYNYDPSGEQELCLQVGDTVHILEKLEGWYRGYTLRKKSQKGIFPACYIHLKEATVEGIGQQEIIIPADLPLVQELGATLREWAQIWHKLFVANKTTLFRNVQQMAYSLIEYRSQIVSGTLPKDDLVELKKKVTAKIDYGNRILGLDLVVRDEAGNTLDPDWTSTVSLFRAHETASRSVDDRIQEEKTRLQNLEMRRQTLFSTVHTYSLLMNLKNFVCNIGEDAELLMSLYDPDQSEFISENFLVRWDSMGMPKEIEKLNNLPALFTDLSSSDLMRQRLFLVCQIIRVGSMELKEGKKHTGGLRRPFGVAVMDITDTAHGKTDDEDKQHFIPFQQIAMETYIRQRQLIMSPLMPSRVIGENEPLTAVFNKVIATREVNHKGQGLFVTLKLLPGDLAQVRKDYPHFVDRSTAIVRKMGFPEIILPGNVRNDFYITLLQGEFDRGKKKTPKNVEVILSVHDDEGNPMEKAIFPGAGYDGITEYKSVIYYQVKQPCWNETVKVTIPIEDVCRCHLRVMFRHRSSQDSRDKSEKPFGMAFVRLMRGDGTTLKDGRHELIVYKVDVKKAEDAKVYLTLPATWDEVEEKEKQTGKQFHHSGVIPVTKDSFQIATLTCSTKLTQNVDLLGLLNWRSNPEDLDQILQSMMEVEGGEIVKFLQDTLDALFNIMMETSEKDTYDTLVFNALVFIITLIGDIKFQHFNPVLETYINKHFSATLAYMKLTGVLNYYVGHAEEPILTERLYVALKALKYLFRFIVQSRVLYLRFYGNSEDGDAFFNSIRTLFLSFNTLMDRPLDEGVKIKGAILKYLPSIINDIQTVFDPVELSVLLTKFIESIPDSQLVRQKLGCMCKMVESDLFRQPDCRDVLLPLVTDQLSGQLDDHSSKPDHEACVQLLSTVLDNLDRKDVGPTRGHVQLIMERLLRRVNRTVISMDRASPLIGHYLACMTAILKQMDDMHYAHYISTFKTRQDIIDFLMETFIMFKDLMGNVFPADWMIMNLVQMQVFLRAINQYSDVLNMYFLDQAHFELQLWNNYFHLTVAFLTHKTLQLESFSQEKRNKILNKYGDMRKTIGFKIRDMWYNLGPHKMKFIPAMVGPILEATLVPQPKLRKATIPIFFDMMQCEHNFSPGRTFETFENELITKLDQEVEGGRGDEQYKVLLEKTLLEHCRRHRYLSQSGEELALLLSSLLENLLAYRTITHDESPEHRMSCTVNVLNFYKEKKREDIYIRYLYKLRDLHLDCENYTEAAYTLLLHAELLEWSDKPCAPHLIPRNGEYVWSQQELKERLFQEIICYLDKGKMWEKAIELGKQLAKMHESHMFDFMELSQLLQKQAQFYENIMHAMRPQPEYFAVGYYGLGFPSFLRNKMFIYRGKEYEWLEDFSLKLLSQFPNAVRMTSTAPPGDDISNSPGQYIQCFTVKPVLTVPHQFKDKGVPEQILNYYRTNEVDQFQYSRPFRKGEKDPENEFATMWIERTTYITAYRFPGILKWFEVKSVSVEDISPLENAIETMEMANEKLSNLVQQQACDRSLSINPLSMMLSGIVDPAVMGGFSNYEKAFFTDTYIQEHPEDHERIEVLKHLIALQIPLLADGIRIHGEKTTEQLKPLHNRLVTCFQDLREKVEKHYGVITLPCSLTEKKKSRVGSVVMPYILSSTLRRMSTVSTLSNASSGLSSGSTSSDGPSCIASQDSLLSRPSDRRASVLSRSEEDNRISRKNRKEWSVSKSQVLLERQSDADETPPEKQQRPKSLQLGDRRLTLSLFQGVSSQLSLSNPLSPLPASPHTPHTPRSSSYSSLLSDNDANTNDIPGTPPPMPPKKHPHETDNPRFSSEFTPPLPMKIESKPPPPPPKTRKSMFPSYEHTPQ